ATATGAAAGTTTGTAGGTAGCACTTCCTCCCCATGCACATGGACATTTCATGCAGCTGATTTGCGGGCCTTGGTTTCATTGCATTGGAATCATAAACCAAGGCTGCAAGAAGGCCATAGAGACATGAACCTAAAGGAATGTTAGTGATGAGGATATTGTGGTTCACACCAACACTGTTTGGGCCAAATAGCTCTGAGGTAATAGACACTGCTGCAGAAAACACAAAGCCTGAACTCAGCCCTATCAAGGCAGTGCCTATGTGTAATGCAGCTCCACTGCCAGATATGGCCAGCAAAATGAATGCAATTGGTGTTAGCACCAAGCCTGCTCCAAACCATCCAGTTCTTGCAATGTGTATCTTCCTGCATTGTCATACAACATTAGTTGATTTTACGTGTAATGTTTGGTTTCGTGTCATGTTCTCCAGAATCATGTATATGTGAAGCAACGAAGGGTTGATTTTACGTTTTGGATCTGAATTTTGATCCGAATGTACATAACCAATGCATTTACTTTGTTTGCCAAATTTGACTGTAtggtttgagaatttttttgcaTTCACTTTGTTTCCTGTTTTCTGAAGTTTATAcaggaaaaaatggaaacagaaaatgaaaaaaagaaaaaataaaaagttgtttttCACTGTTCTTGTACAaaatctttaaaacatttgtttCCTGTTTTCTGAAGTTTATACTGGAAAAAATGgcaacagaaaatgaaaaaaagaaaaaaataaaaagttgttttcACTGTTCTTGTACAAAATCtttaaaacaagaaacaaagtgaaaacagaaaatgttttctcaaaCCAAACGGTGAGTGACATGCTTATTACCTCTAGAATAAATCACATTATGTTATGTAGCAATCACTCTTGAATCTAGTTGAATTCTATCAAAATTCtagataattttattactaTCAACAAAGACCTTTAAAAATACCTGCTTAAGAAGTCAGGTGAGGCTGCAAGAAGGCGACCGAAGAAGGAACATGTTGAGTAGAGCGTGACAAGAGAACTGGTCTGAGAATAGTGTCCCAGTGATTGGGAAATTTGCCCCAAGTTGTTGCTGTAAACCAACCCAATTGTTCCTCCACAGAAATATGCTATGTAGTACAGCCAGAAGTCCCATTTACGCACTAGCAACTTAGCTGAATGCTCTTCCCCTAGCATTGAAAATTGCTCTCTCTCCAACACATTCATAATACAACATTTCTTCTCTCTTGTGCTTTGTGCACTTCTATTCCTCACGCTGTCCTCGATACTAATAAACTCTTTGTAGAGTTCATCGTCATTAGGGTCAGCGCGAGTGAATCTTGAGTAGTAGAAGGAGAAGCTTGTGGGGACAGTAAAGAAAGACCATTCTCTGGAATACACAATGCCAGGCAAAAATAAGAGCAGAACAAGGAGAAAAATTGCACCTATAAGGATTACGCGAGCAATAGCCATGGTGTAAGAGAAGGAATATAAGAAGAGGAGGTAGAGGCCTGTGACAAGGGCAAGGATGTTGAGGCAGAGAAAAACCGATGTATCGCGCTGAATGGTGTCAACAGAATGTGGTTGAGGCTGTGGTTGATTGAGAATTGGGATGAGTACTAGTCCAGAAATTAGCACAGGAACAATGGCATTGAGTAATAGATAGACAGTGTCATCATTTGTGTTTATTGCATTGGCAATGAGAGTGTACAAAGCTGCACTCACACCATTGAAACTAATGCTCAAGGATAATGCAAGGGAACGGTTTGCCGGAAAATGTCTGATGCATAAGACATAGCAGATGGTGTTGAACCAGCAGATGCTGCAGCCGGCAATCAGGCACAGAAAAAAGACCTGTTCAATGTGCACAAATATTGTTTTGTTATTAGAAATCACTTTGGAAGTGTTTGTAGAGATATAATTATCTATTGGCTTGTGCTATATAGATGTTACATAAGTCCCTAAAAgattaatcaaacaaatttacgaTCCTAGTGAAACTAATAACTTTGGTGGTGAAAGTAGATATGCTCCTTCCTACAAATATCTCTGAACACATTTGAGAAACtaagaatgaattaatttattataactaCTTATAATTTGGATGACAGTGAAACCTCTCTCCAATTGCTCTTTTTAAAGAGTTTTGTTTTACATCTCTTCCTCTCTGCTGCATAAGGAAAACAGCACAAGCCAAAATGACTATGCAGAGAAAACCTCTCTCCAATTGCTCTTTTTAaagagttttgttttattttaaaaaaattaattcatgttATATGGgttaaatgcatttttttaggGGTTAATCCATCATATTTCTTGACAGAGTCCGGAATTAATTCTTTGAAATACTACATTCTATTTAACGAGTTGACTTCTCTCACTAGATGTATTTCATATACATGGATTTGATTAAATCTCTGACCATATCCTTAAGAGGCAAGGTGATTAAATGTATTGTACTCCTTATTACTCTTGTTGCCCTTTGCGTCCTAGACTTAGGCATATTGTACCTGATTTTGTATTATCTATTACAACTTTCTTCTATgcagtaaaattaaatatttcaaaatgactatgcagagaaaattcaagtatattaaaataaaatttaattttataatgaaaaaggtcttaaatatgttatttttattcttgtggtattttttttagaagagttcttgtaaaatttatttatttttctttagtttttattattttgttttagtttttagtttttaccaaTTTTTTCCACAAAGACTAGTCAGaatgaattaaatatattttttataaataaaaagttaggGACTAACATAATGACTCAAAACAATAGCATaactaaaacgaaaaaataGATACTGctggaattaaaaaaacaataatgatcaaaacaaaaaaaaatacaaggattattttaataaaaatacaaagacaaaaagattaaagattataaaaatcaaaaagatatttaaaccataaaaaatgcaaaagataataaaaaacagGTGTAACGTGTCCAATTTTGTAGACTAGGATgagaaatgaaatagaaaatataaattaagggGGAAAttgatttgagtttttttttttcactggaTAATCTTTATTATGATTTTGACTTAACTTATACTCAAATCTTTACGCCCAATCGCTTATCCCCACTTGATGGGAAAGGGTGGGTGAACTAACATAACAAAATGGTGAAAAAGAACTTCAGAAGAATCCTTTAAGATACAGATAACCCTTGGAATCTAAAGAGTAATTGGCTTGAAATAAGATAGAGAACTTCGAAAGAgtgcatatataaattaataattgtgtTAGTTGGCTTGAATctataaagtaaattaaaacaGACAAACTTAGGAAAGTGCCTAAAGCTGGTCAGCTAATAATCCTAACCATTTTGCAGCCACAAGAACAACTCCTCTACCAGCAGTCTAGTTAGTTGAAAAAAGGGCAATTTTGATTAACAAACTAAATTTAGGCACAATCTTATTTTAGTGTTGCTACTTCGAAAATTGCAAAATAAGGGTGTCCAAGACCCATGTAAAGCTAATAACACGGTGAtggaaagttaattaattaggatggaactagattttaaaaattagaccttaaatatttaagttaaaaaagttGGGTTTGGAAAACTCtttttctagatttttttttcctttcatttgttGTAATTAAACTCAAGTAATAGAGAATTCATAACAACATGcacaatatttaatcaattaagttaaatctcattaataatatattttttttagataaaatcaGCTCAATTCgataaatatcttttatattgCAAGCATAAATTAGaatttttcttgatttaaaTCAATACCATAAGGTTACTTATATCGATACAATTGTATTGAAAGTATTTTGCATAAAACTCATAATttccttatttttaaattttacggCTAACTATGCATAATATCTATATATACGTTTTATCTAAATCTTAATTACAACCATTAGTTGGGTCACAATTAGgtcagaattaaaattaaagattaaccgAATTTAAATATCTGGTTAGATTCGGACCAAACTAAAAGTCGTTGTAACTTGTCCTATGAAGTATGAAAACACTTCCATCTAATGCAACCTAATAAAAGTAACAAAGTTTActtaatttcttatttgtttGGGTTTTGTGAAGTGGACTCCGTTATCTATATTCTATATCAGCACATAGATTA
This region of Glycine max cultivar Williams 82 chromosome 7, Glycine_max_v4.0, whole genome shotgun sequence genomic DNA includes:
- the LOC100804951 gene encoding protein NUCLEAR FUSION DEFECTIVE 4: MVGESRKWVILLASIWVQAFTGTNFDFSSYSSELKSVLDITQLQLNYLSVASDMGKAFGWCSGVSLMYFPLWVVMFMAAFMGLFGYGFQWLVIHRLITLPYVVVFFLCLIAGCSICWFNTICYVLCIRHFPANRSLALSLSISFNGVSAALYTLIANAINTNDDTVYLLLNAIVPVLISGLVLIPILNQPQPQPHSVDTIQRDTSVFLCLNILALVTGLYLLFLYSFSYTMAIARVILIGAIFLLVLLLFLPGIVYSREWSFFTVPTSFSFYYSRFTRADPNDDELYKEFISIEDSVRNRSAQSTREKKCCIMNVLEREQFSMLGEEHSAKLLVRKWDFWLYYIAYFCGGTIGLVYSNNLGQISQSLGHYSQTSSLVTLYSTCSFFGRLLAASPDFLSRKIHIARTGWFGAGLVLTPIAFILLAISGSGAALHIGTALIGLSSGFVFSAAVSITSELFGPNSVGVNHNILITNIPLGSCLYGLLAALVYDSNAMKPRPANQLHEMSMCMGRKCYLQTFIWWSCISMIGLVSSFFLFIRTKQAYDNFEKNNNRNNVAPE